The window CGCGACGGTGATCAACGTGGCGCTGCCCGCCATCAGCCGCGAGCTCGGGGGCGAGCTGTCGTCGCAGCAGTGGGTGGTCGACGCCTACCTCATCACCCTCGGCGCGGTCATCCTGCTCGCGGGGTCGCTGAGCGACGTCTTCGGGCGCAAGCGGGTGCTGCTCGTCGGGCTCCTCGGGTTCGGGCTGACGTCGCTCGCCTGCGCGTTCGCCCCCACCATCGAGTTCCTGATCGTGTCGCGCGGGCTGCAGGGCGTGGCCGGGGCGCTGCTCGTTCCCTCGTCGCTGGCGCTCATCCTCGCGAACTTCAGCGGGCCGGCGCAGAGCCGCGCCATCGGCACCTGGACGGCGTTCACCAGCGTGGCCAACATCGCCGGGCCGATCCTCGGCGGGGTGCTGGTCGACCAGTTCACCTGGCGGCTGGTGTTCGGCATCAACGTGCTTCCGATCATCGTGGCCGTCGTGCTCGTGGCGAAGTTGCCGAACGACGCCCACCACACCACGGGCGCCCGCATCGACGTGTTCGGGGCCGTGCTCGGCATCCTCGGGCTCGGGCTGCCGGTGTTCGCGCTGATCGAGCAGGCGAACTTCGGCTGGGGCTCACCGGTCGTGCTGGTGCCGCTGATCGTCGGGGTGCTGGCCTTCGCCGCTTTCCTCGTGCACGAGCGGCGGGCATCGCAGCCGATGCTGCCGCTGTCGCTGTTCCGGGTGCGCAACTTCTCGGTCGGCAACATCTCGACGTTCCTCATCTACGGGGCGCTCTCGCTCGGCTTCTTCAGCATCGCCGTGTTCCTGCAGCAGGTCGCCGGCTACACCGCCACCGAGGCGGGTTTCGCCATGATCCCGACGAGCCTGCTGCTGATCGGCCTGTCCTCGCTGTTCGGGCGGCTGTCGGGCCGCCTCGGGCCGCGGTTGTTCATGACCGTGGGTCCGATCCTCGCCGGCGCCGGGTTCCTGCTGATGCTCCGGGTCGACGAGAGCGCCGACTACCTCACCCAGGTCCTCCCGGCCATCGTGGTCTTCGGCCTCGGCATGGCGATCACGGTCGCGCCGCTGACGGCGGCCATCCTCGGTGCCATCGACCCGGCGCGCTCGGGCATCGCCTCGGCGGTGAACAACGCGGTCTCGCGGGTCGCCGGCCTCATCGCGGTCGCGCTCGCCAGCCTCATCGCCGGAACGGCCGTGCTCGACCTCGAGGGCTTCCACCGCGTGGTGCTCGTCACGGCGATCGTCTTCATGGCGGGCGGCCTCGTCTCCCTCGCGGGCATCCAGAACCCGAAGCGCGACGCCCCCGCTCCGGCGACTCCTGCGCCGACCCCGGTCCCGGGCCATGCGCCGGCCCCCGCCCCGGCCCCGGCCCCGGCCCCTGCGCCGGCCCCCGGCACGCCCACGGCCTGAGCCGCTCCCAGCGCGTCACCAGCTTGCTGCAAGGCGGCTGGGCGAGACTGGGCCCTTCCCCCCACTGTCACGAAGAGGACTCATGCGCTCACTCCCGGCCTTCGCCGCCGCAGCCGTCGCCGCCACGCTCCTGCTGGCCGGCTGCTCGGCCTCGACCCCCTCGTCCGACGACGCGACCTCGTCGCCGGCCGCCGACGCCGTCCAGTGCGCCACCGACGGCAGCGCCTCGAAGGCCGTCACCGTCACCGGCGACTTCGGCGCCCTGCCGACCACGAGCTTCACCGGCCCGCTGAACGTCGACACCACCGAGCGCAGCGTCGCCATCGAGGGCGACGGCGAGACCATCGAGACCGGCATGACCGCCACCGTCGACTTCACGGTCTACAACGGCACCAGCGGCACGAAGGTCTTCTCCACCCTCGACGAGGGCGGCACCGCGCTGCAGCTCAGCACCGACGACACGCAGTACATCCCGGGCCTTCTGAAGGCCGTGCTCTGCAGCACGGTCGGGTCGCGCGTCGTCGCGGTCATCCCGCCGGCCGAGGCGTTCGGCGACCAGGGCAACGAGTCGCTCGGCGTCGCGGCGAGCGACTCGCTCGTCATGGTGGCCGACGTCGAGGCGATCATCCCCGACCGGGCCGACGGCGTCGACCAGCCCGCGCAGGACGGCTTCCCCACCGTCGAACTCGCCGACGACGGCGCCCCGACGGTCACGATCCCCGACGCCGACCCGCCGACCGAGCTCGAGATGGAGACCCTCAAGAAGGGCGACGGCGCGGTCGTCGGCGACGGCGACAACGTCACCGTCCAGTACCAGGGCGTCATCTGGGGAACCGGCAAGGTCTTCGACCAGAGCTGGGGCACCGGCGGCCCGACCACGTTCCAGACCACGGGCGTCGTGAAGGGCTTCTCCGCCGCCCTCGTCGGCCAGACGGTCGGCTCGCAGGTGCTCGTCGTCATTCCCCCGGAGCTCGGCTACGGCAGCGAGGGCAACACCGCCGCCGGCATCTCGGGCACCGACACCCTGGTCTTCGTGGTCGACATCCTGGCCAGCGCCTCGGCGTAGCCCGCCCGCAACCGCACCACCCCGACGGGGCCGACCTCCACCGAGGCTGGCCCCGTCCGCGGTTCCGCGCGGCCCCGTTCGCGGTCCCGCGCGGCCGCGGTCGCGGTCCACCCGCGGTCGCAGTCCACCCCGCGGTCGCAGTCCACCCGCGGTCGCAGCCCACCCACGGTCGCCGGCGATCCCAGCACCTCTGCGACGAGTGGGGCGTTCGCGCACGCGAGCCGGCTGCCGACCTCACCACGCGCTCGGCACCCGCCAGGCGTGCGCGACGGCAGCAGGCGGCCCGTCGGCGACCCGCCTCGGCGTAACCGGGGCGGATGCGGGATGATGGCGGGGTGAGACGCGTCATCATCCTCGGTTCCACCGGCTCCATCGGCGTTCAGGCGCTCGACGTGATCCGGGCCAATCCCGAGCGCTTCGAGGTGGTCGGCCTCGTCGCCGGATCCAACCGCACGGTGCTCGACGCCCAGGCCGCCGAGTTCGGCGTCGCCGACACCGGCCTCGGCGAGATCGAGGCCGAGCAGCTCGTGCGCGACATCGACGCCGACGTCGTGCTGAACGGCATCACCGGCAGCGTCGGCCTCGGCCCGACCCTCGCCGCCCTCGAGGCCGGACGCACCCTCGCCCTGGCGAACAAGGAGAGCCTCATCGTCGGCGGCGACCTCGTGCGCGGCGCAGCGAGCCCCGGCCAGATCGTGCCCGTCGACTCCGAGCACTCCGCGATAGCGCAGGCGCTCCGCTCGGGCACGGCGGCCGAGGTGTCCCGGCTCGTGCTCACCGCCTCCGGCGGCCCCTTCCGCGGACGCACCCGCGAGCAGATGAAGGACGTCACGCCGGGCGAGGCCCTCGCCCACCCCACCTGGGACATGGGCCTCGTCGTCACCACCAACTCCGCCACCCTGGTCAACAAGGGCCTCGAGGTGATCGAGGCGCATCTGCTGTTCGACGTCGCCTACGCCGACATCGAGGTGACCGTGCATCCGCAGTCGGTCGTTCATTCGATGGTCGAGTTCGTCGACGGGTCGACCATCGCCCAGGCCTCGCCCCCCGACATGCGGCTGCCGATCTCGCTCGGTCTCGACTGGCCGAACCGCGTCGCCGGCGTCGGCACCCCGCTCGACTGGACGGCCTCGCACGAGTGGACCTTCGCCCCGCTCGACGAGGTCGCCTTCCCCGCCGTCGCGCTGGCCAAGCAGGTCGGCCGGGCGGGCGGCAGCTTCCCGGCGGTGTTCAACGCGGCGAACGAGCAGGCGGTGGCGGCGTTCCACGCGGGGCGCATCGGCTTCCTCGATATCGTCGACACGGTTCAGCGGGTCGTCGACGCCCACGAGATGCCGGGGGAGACGGTCACCCGCGAATCGCTCGCCGAGTCCGAGCTCTGGGCGCGGGCCACCGCCGACCAGCTGATCGCCGCGCACTAGCGGCACCGCGCGCGTCGAGCATCCGTTCAGCCAACGGTCAGCGCCGCCATCGGGGCGGCGGGTAGTGTCCTCGTGTGGAAACGGTCCTGCAGTTCATTCTCGGCGTGCTCATCATCGCCGTCGGGCTCGCCGTCTCCATCGGCCTGCACGAGGTCGGCCACCTGGTGCCCGCGAAGCTGTTCGGCATCAAGGTCACGCAGTACATGATCGGCTTCGGCCCGACCGTGTTCTCGCGCCGCAAGGGCGAGACCGAGTAC of the Herbiconiux flava genome contains:
- a CDS encoding FKBP-type peptidyl-prolyl cis-trans isomerase, giving the protein MRSLPAFAAAAVAATLLLAGCSASTPSSDDATSSPAADAVQCATDGSASKAVTVTGDFGALPTTSFTGPLNVDTTERSVAIEGDGETIETGMTATVDFTVYNGTSGTKVFSTLDEGGTALQLSTDDTQYIPGLLKAVLCSTVGSRVVAVIPPAEAFGDQGNESLGVAASDSLVMVADVEAIIPDRADGVDQPAQDGFPTVELADDGAPTVTIPDADPPTELEMETLKKGDGAVVGDGDNVTVQYQGVIWGTGKVFDQSWGTGGPTTFQTTGVVKGFSAALVGQTVGSQVLVVIPPELGYGSEGNTAAGISGTDTLVFVVDILASASA
- the dxr gene encoding 1-deoxy-D-xylulose-5-phosphate reductoisomerase translates to MRRVIILGSTGSIGVQALDVIRANPERFEVVGLVAGSNRTVLDAQAAEFGVADTGLGEIEAEQLVRDIDADVVLNGITGSVGLGPTLAALEAGRTLALANKESLIVGGDLVRGAASPGQIVPVDSEHSAIAQALRSGTAAEVSRLVLTASGGPFRGRTREQMKDVTPGEALAHPTWDMGLVVTTNSATLVNKGLEVIEAHLLFDVAYADIEVTVHPQSVVHSMVEFVDGSTIAQASPPDMRLPISLGLDWPNRVAGVGTPLDWTASHEWTFAPLDEVAFPAVALAKQVGRAGGSFPAVFNAANEQAVAAFHAGRIGFLDIVDTVQRVVDAHEMPGETVTRESLAESELWARATADQLIAAH
- a CDS encoding DHA2 family efflux MFS transporter permease subunit, which produces MAEKMSSPQRLVLVVAILSAFISFLDATVINVALPAISRELGGELSSQQWVVDAYLITLGAVILLAGSLSDVFGRKRVLLVGLLGFGLTSLACAFAPTIEFLIVSRGLQGVAGALLVPSSLALILANFSGPAQSRAIGTWTAFTSVANIAGPILGGVLVDQFTWRLVFGINVLPIIVAVVLVAKLPNDAHHTTGARIDVFGAVLGILGLGLPVFALIEQANFGWGSPVVLVPLIVGVLAFAAFLVHERRASQPMLPLSLFRVRNFSVGNISTFLIYGALSLGFFSIAVFLQQVAGYTATEAGFAMIPTSLLLIGLSSLFGRLSGRLGPRLFMTVGPILAGAGFLLMLRVDESADYLTQVLPAIVVFGLGMAITVAPLTAAILGAIDPARSGIASAVNNAVSRVAGLIAVALASLIAGTAVLDLEGFHRVVLVTAIVFMAGGLVSLAGIQNPKRDAPAPATPAPTPVPGHAPAPAPAPAPAPAPAPGTPTA